Within the Cytophagia bacterium CHB2 genome, the region CGCGGGCGCGCGTGATGTCCGGCTGCCGCGTTTTGGGATCATCCTCCGGCAGCGGCTTTTCCACGATTTTGCTCATGCTGCCGGTCAATCGAATAATCGCCTCCGCCAGCGCGCGAATGGTCATTTCGTGCGGATTGCCGATGTTGACCGGCTCGTGATAATCCGACATCAACAGGCGATAAATGCCTTCAATAAGATCATCGACATAGCAAAAGCTGCGCGTTTGCGAGCCATCGCCGAATACGGTAATCGGCTCGTTGCGCAGCGCCTGCGGCACAAATGCGGGAATGGCGCGGCCGTCATTCGGGCGCATGCGCGGGCCGTAGGTGTTGAAGATGCGCACGATTTTGGTGTCAACGCCGTGCGTGCGATGATACGCCATGGTCAACGCCTCGGCAAAGCGCTTGGCCTCGTCATAAACGCCGCGCGGGCCAACGGGATTGACGTGGCCCCAGTAATCTTCGCGTTGCGGATGTTCGAGCGGGTCGCCGTAGACTTCCGAAGTCGAGGCCAGCAAAAACGTCGCGCGCATGTCTTTCGCGAGGCCCAGAGCCTTGTGCGTGCCGAGCGCGCCGACTTTCAGCGTTTGAATCGGCAATTGCAAATAATCCATCGGACTCGCGGGCGAAGCAAAGTGCAATACATAATCGATCTCACCGGCCAGATAGATGTATTCGGTAACATCATGCTTGATGAATTTGAAGCGCTCGCTTTGCAAATGTTCGATATTCGCCGTGGAGCCGGTGAGCAGGTTGTCCATGGCAATCACTTCGTGGCCTTTTTTTAAGAAGTATTCACAAAGATGAGAACCCAGAAAACCCGCGCCGCCGGTGATGAGAACTCGACTCATGCTGATGTCACTCCCAGGCTGTCGTGCTAGTTGTTTGCCAAAACTTCCAGTTTCTT harbors:
- a CDS encoding SDR family oxidoreductase translates to MSRVLITGGAGFLGSHLCEYFLKKGHEVIAMDNLLTGSTANIEHLQSERFKFIKHDVTEYIYLAGEIDYVLHFASPASPMDYLQLPIQTLKVGALGTHKALGLAKDMRATFLLASTSEVYGDPLEHPQREDYWGHVNPVGPRGVYDEAKRFAEALTMAYHRTHGVDTKIVRIFNTYGPRMRPNDGRAIPAFVPQALRNEPITVFGDGSQTRSFCYVDDLIEGIYRLLMSDYHEPVNIGNPHEMTIRALAEAIIRLTGSMSKIVEKPLPEDDPKTRQPDITRARELLGWQPQVEFEDGLTRTIAWFRKQKGIA